A single genomic interval of Saccharothrix saharensis harbors:
- a CDS encoding Gfo/Idh/MocA family protein, which translates to MARRRYAVVGTGARAELHVDAIVGHADQGELVAFCDVNPTRMAVHNARLDRPVPTYAAEDFPRMIADERVDVVVVCTVDRHHDTYIVEALDAGCDVVTEKPMTVDPAGVDKVFDAVERTDGRVTVTFNYRYNPVHEKVRELLTGGAVGEIGSVHFEWLLDVRHGADYFRRWHRDKAASGGLMVHKATHHFDLLNWWVDSVPEVVYAHGRLFFYGDENGKRHGHHRPYDRVHGSPEAADDPFALHIGRDDWLRRLYLDAEHEDGYHRDRNPFAPGVSIEDDMSVLVRYANGANLTYHLTAYSPWEGYRLMVNGSRGRLELEVVENNWVSGQRPAVHGKEANPESGHVRLTVQPLFGRAVEVPLEAGGAGHGGADARMTAALYGPPGLPDPLGRRATHRDGALSLATGFAANRSLETGGPVRVAELPAVGWR; encoded by the coding sequence ATGGCACGCAGGCGTTACGCGGTCGTGGGCACCGGCGCCCGCGCCGAGCTGCACGTCGACGCGATCGTCGGGCACGCGGACCAGGGTGAGCTGGTCGCGTTCTGCGACGTCAACCCCACCCGCATGGCCGTGCACAACGCGCGCCTCGACCGGCCCGTGCCGACCTACGCGGCCGAGGACTTCCCGCGGATGATCGCCGACGAGCGGGTGGACGTCGTCGTGGTCTGCACCGTCGACCGCCACCACGACACCTACATCGTCGAGGCGCTCGACGCGGGGTGCGACGTCGTCACCGAGAAGCCGATGACGGTCGACCCGGCGGGCGTCGACAAGGTCTTCGACGCGGTGGAGCGCACCGACGGCCGCGTCACGGTCACGTTCAACTACCGGTACAACCCGGTGCACGAGAAGGTCCGCGAGCTGCTGACCGGCGGCGCGGTCGGCGAGATCGGCTCGGTGCACTTCGAGTGGCTGCTCGACGTGCGGCACGGCGCCGACTACTTCCGCCGCTGGCACCGCGACAAGGCCGCCTCCGGTGGTCTCATGGTGCACAAGGCCACCCACCACTTCGACCTGCTCAACTGGTGGGTCGACTCGGTGCCGGAGGTCGTCTACGCGCACGGGCGGCTGTTCTTCTACGGCGACGAGAACGGCAAGCGGCACGGTCACCACCGGCCCTACGACCGGGTGCACGGCTCGCCGGAAGCAGCGGACGACCCGTTCGCCCTGCACATCGGCCGCGACGACTGGCTGCGCCGGCTCTACCTCGACGCCGAGCACGAGGACGGCTACCACCGCGACCGGAACCCCTTCGCGCCCGGCGTGTCCATTGAGGACGACATGTCGGTGCTGGTCCGCTACGCCAACGGCGCGAACCTGACCTACCACCTGACGGCCTACTCGCCGTGGGAGGGCTACCGGCTGATGGTCAACGGCAGCCGCGGCCGGCTCGAGCTGGAGGTGGTGGAGAACAACTGGGTCAGCGGCCAGCGGCCCGCCGTGCACGGCAAGGAGGCCAACCCCGAGTCCGGGCACGTCCGGCTGACCGTGCAGCCGCTGTTCGGGCGGGCCGTCGAGGTGCCACTGGAGGCCGGTGGCGCCGGGCACGGCGGGGCGGACGCCCGGATGACCGCCGCGCTGTACGGCCCGCCCGGCCTGCCGGACCCGCTCGGCCGCCGCGCCACGCACCGCGACGGGGCGTTGTCGCTGGCCACGGGCTTCGCCGCGAACCGCAGCCTCGAGACCGGAGGACCCGTGCGCGTGGCGGAGTTGCCGGCCGTCGGTTGGCGGTAG
- a CDS encoding AAA family ATPase, with protein sequence MPLLGPADELPHPPRRVLVAGTSGSGKSTLAGLVARALGLSYVEMDSLFHGPQWTPRVEFEDDVRRFVKGDGWATEWQYRLARPVLLEHADTLVWLDHPRHVVMRRVAVRTAVRRLRRQELWNGNVEPPLRTVFTDPEHLLRWAWKSHARTGERVRAVLRGEHADRLAVVRLRGQREVDQWRSGPLRRAAERGEESVR encoded by the coding sequence GTGCCGCTCCTGGGACCAGCCGACGAGTTGCCGCACCCGCCGCGCCGGGTGCTCGTGGCAGGCACGTCCGGCTCCGGGAAATCGACCCTGGCCGGTCTCGTCGCCCGCGCCCTCGGCCTGTCCTACGTGGAGATGGACTCCCTGTTCCACGGTCCACAGTGGACGCCCAGGGTCGAGTTCGAGGACGACGTGCGCCGGTTCGTCAAGGGCGACGGGTGGGCCACGGAGTGGCAGTACCGCCTGGCGCGGCCGGTGCTGCTGGAGCACGCCGACACGCTGGTCTGGTTGGACCACCCGCGGCACGTGGTGATGCGGCGGGTGGCGGTGCGGACCGCGGTGCGCCGGCTGCGCCGCCAGGAGCTGTGGAACGGCAACGTCGAACCGCCGCTGCGCACGGTGTTCACCGATCCCGAGCACCTGCTGCGGTGGGCGTGGAAGTCGCACGCCCGCACCGGCGAACGGGTCCGCGCGGTGCTCCGGGGCGAGCACGCCGACCGGCTCGCGGTGGTGCGGCTGCGCGGGCAGCGTGAGGTCGACCAGTGGCGGTCCGGCCCCTTGCGGCGGGCCGCCGAACGCGGCGAGGAGTCGGTGCGATGA
- a CDS encoding TetR/AcrR family transcriptional regulator, with the protein MTGTRPGRTAATKQKLFDAALRLVGERGAAGVTVDEIAAEAGVAKGTVYYNFASKDALVDALLRHGVDLLAARLKVAEEEDETAAAMASLVDGMLGFFAEYPAFGQLLVSELWRTPGQWHDTLSLLRDDIVSIVRGQMQRLSDAGRLPDGVQVGTASAALFGTLLVTALDWQVFQPERSLADVRESVLNLVRGLRPA; encoded by the coding sequence GTGACGGGCACGCGCCCCGGCCGCACCGCCGCGACCAAGCAGAAGCTGTTCGACGCCGCCCTGCGGCTGGTCGGCGAACGGGGCGCGGCCGGGGTCACCGTGGACGAGATCGCGGCCGAGGCGGGCGTGGCGAAGGGCACCGTCTACTACAACTTCGCCAGCAAGGACGCGCTGGTGGACGCGCTGCTGCGGCACGGCGTCGACCTGCTGGCCGCGCGGCTCAAGGTCGCCGAGGAGGAGGACGAGACGGCCGCGGCGATGGCGTCGCTGGTGGACGGGATGCTCGGGTTCTTCGCCGAGTACCCCGCGTTCGGGCAGTTGCTGGTCTCGGAGCTGTGGCGCACGCCCGGCCAGTGGCACGACACGTTGAGCCTGCTGCGCGACGACATCGTGTCGATCGTGCGCGGCCAGATGCAGCGGCTGTCCGACGCCGGCCGCCTGCCCGACGGGGTGCAGGTGGGCACGGCGTCGGCGGCGCTGTTCGGCACCCTGCTGGTGACCGCGCTCGACTGGCAGGTGTTCCAGCCGGAACGCAGCCTCGCCGACGTGCGCGAGTCGGTGCTGAACCTGGTGCGCGGCCTGCGACCGGCCTAG
- a CDS encoding YhgE/Pip domain-containing protein: protein MTAVRMAFNELRRITSGKLPKLAVLALTLVPLLYAALYLYANKDPYAHLDQVPAALVVEDKGATASDGTRLDAGDEVAEELVHGGKFDWQRVDAAQAEAGVRNGTYTFALTLPEDFSQALLSSGDFTPRQGVIVLTTNDANNYLGSTIANQVVAEVRRSVSVKVGAEAADKLLLGFSTIRQKTVEAADGATKLASGQQDALAGAQRLADGTVPLADGAAQVSAGLTQLRDSTADLPVKSQQLASGAKQVADGNETVARTAEDYAAKAQDLVNRLDAVNGDVAARLRALGFTEEQVQRVLGVLGEARRPVDDANGKVQGTAGQLRALANGAQQVSAGAAQLAASTPALTSAITQLNDGAARVSAGAAQVRDGAAGLRDGEAQLVDGANRLRDGLASGVSQIPNPDDPTRESTARTIGDPVSVHGVSQTSAGSYGAGLAPFFLGLATWIGAFVLFLLLKPLPRRGLATSQAPLRVAVGGWLPGVLLGAAQVVVMYAVVTLVVDIRPSHPLGALAFLLLVSATFVAVLHALNALFGAVGKFIGLVLLILQLVSAGGTFPWQTIPVPLYPLHYGLPMGYAVDGLRHLMYGGSLGGVGRDALILVGYLAASLALATLAAYKQRVWTPSRLKPELVL, encoded by the coding sequence GTGACCGCCGTCCGGATGGCGTTCAACGAGCTGCGCCGGATCACCTCCGGCAAGCTGCCCAAGCTCGCGGTGCTGGCGCTGACGCTCGTGCCGCTGCTGTACGCCGCGCTGTACCTGTACGCGAACAAGGACCCGTACGCGCACCTCGACCAGGTGCCGGCCGCGCTGGTCGTGGAGGACAAGGGCGCGACCGCGAGCGACGGCACCCGGCTGGACGCGGGCGACGAGGTGGCCGAGGAGCTCGTCCACGGCGGCAAGTTCGACTGGCAGCGGGTCGACGCCGCGCAGGCCGAGGCGGGGGTGCGCAACGGCACCTACACGTTCGCGCTGACCCTGCCCGAGGACTTCTCCCAGGCCCTGCTGTCGTCCGGCGACTTCACGCCCCGGCAGGGCGTGATCGTGCTGACCACCAACGACGCGAACAACTACCTCGGCTCCACGATCGCCAACCAGGTCGTGGCCGAGGTGCGCCGGTCGGTGTCGGTGAAGGTCGGCGCGGAGGCCGCGGACAAGCTGCTGCTCGGCTTCTCCACGATCCGGCAGAAGACCGTCGAGGCCGCCGACGGCGCGACGAAGCTGGCCTCCGGGCAGCAGGACGCCCTGGCCGGAGCCCAGCGGCTCGCCGACGGGACCGTGCCGCTGGCCGACGGCGCGGCGCAGGTGTCGGCCGGCCTCACGCAGCTGCGCGACTCGACCGCCGACCTGCCGGTGAAGTCGCAGCAACTGGCGTCCGGGGCCAAGCAGGTCGCGGACGGCAACGAGACCGTCGCCCGCACCGCCGAGGACTACGCCGCCAAGGCGCAGGACCTGGTCAACCGGTTGGACGCGGTCAACGGTGACGTCGCGGCCCGGCTGCGCGCGCTCGGGTTCACCGAGGAGCAGGTGCAGCGCGTGCTCGGCGTGCTGGGCGAGGCCCGCCGGCCCGTGGACGACGCCAACGGCAAGGTCCAGGGCACGGCCGGGCAGTTGCGCGCGCTCGCGAACGGCGCCCAGCAGGTCTCCGCCGGCGCGGCGCAGTTGGCCGCGAGCACGCCCGCGCTGACCAGCGCCATCACGCAGCTGAACGACGGCGCGGCGCGGGTGTCGGCGGGCGCGGCGCAGGTGCGCGACGGCGCGGCCGGGCTGCGCGACGGCGAGGCGCAGCTCGTCGACGGGGCGAACCGGCTGCGGGACGGCCTGGCGTCCGGCGTCTCGCAGATCCCCAACCCCGACGACCCGACCCGCGAGTCGACCGCGCGGACGATCGGCGACCCGGTGAGCGTGCACGGGGTGAGCCAGACGTCCGCGGGCAGCTACGGCGCGGGACTGGCGCCGTTCTTCCTCGGGCTGGCCACCTGGATCGGCGCGTTCGTGCTGTTCCTGCTGCTCAAGCCGCTGCCGCGGCGCGGCCTGGCGACGAGCCAGGCGCCGTTGCGGGTGGCGGTCGGCGGCTGGCTGCCCGGCGTGCTGCTCGGCGCGGCGCAGGTCGTGGTGATGTACGCGGTGGTCACGCTGGTGGTCGACATCCGGCCGTCGCACCCGCTGGGCGCGCTGGCGTTCCTGCTGCTGGTGTCGGCGACGTTCGTGGCGGTGCTGCACGCGTTGAACGCCCTGTTCGGCGCGGTCGGCAAGTTCATCGGCCTGGTGCTGCTGATCCTGCAGCTGGTGAGCGCGGGCGGCACGTTCCCGTGGCAGACCATCCCGGTGCCGCTGTACCCGCTGCACTACGGCCTGCCCATGGGGTACGCCGTGGACGGCCTGCGGCACCTGATGTACGGCGGTTCGCTGGGCGGCGTGGGCCGGGACGCGCTGATCCTGGTCGGCTACCTGGCGGCAAGCCTTGCCTTGGCGACGCTCGCCGCGTACAAGCAGCGGGTGTGGACACCCAGCCGCCTCAAGCCCGAACTGGTCCTGTGA